The Gadus macrocephalus chromosome 13, ASM3116895v1 genome includes a window with the following:
- the LOC132470552 gene encoding protein SSUH2 homolog isoform X1, translating into MIPYDNNRRAIIAGFCLLLFFPFPVVTFPVVTFPGNREIVTRSDFPDFSCLCSAPRPAPRSVWQRAGLREHGWRWLPPPPGASPAAGPRRPAPQPAGVEVRLTTHPPSTLTPTTHHINTQSSTPRHQAQQSIPCISEEVAREAFKDYASSNCCYSNSPAEDGVITSLEPHNTYRYRLETFTESRSTDWAHKPHKGEAADFYTQPAPQPWQVQVTPPEMFTNHIQELPVPYTSTIKDCHTCKASGTTQCDPCNGVGSKECYVCHGTGKTETEDCGRCNAGRESCSSCNGQGTKDCETCEGRRQLMTFIQLKVEWTNHLEDFLAQQGGGLTAQELSSVTGKELFKGAQNLVYPLLGFPDPAIAQASERMVQEHQAQYLQTSRILQQRQTVELIPVAKVGYKWKGDAHCYYVAGNELHVTADYPDTCCCVIL; encoded by the exons ATGATACCTTATGACAACAATAGACGAGCAATCATTGCaggtttttgtttgttgttattcTTTCCGTTTCCCGTCGTAACCTTTCCCGTCGTAACCTTTCCCGGGAATCGGGAAATAGTCACTCGATCAGATTTCCCGGATTTCAG CTGTCTATGCTCCgccccccggcccgccccccGGAGTGTTTGGCAACGTGCCGGGCTACGAGAACATGGCTGGAG GtggcttcctcccccccccggtgCCTCTCCAGCCGCTGGCCCCCGTCGGCCCGCCCCCCAACCAGCAGGAGTGGAGGTCAGACTCACAACTCACCCCCCATCAACACTCACCCCCACAACTcaccacatcaacactcagAGCTCGACCCCGCGACACCAAGCACAGCAAAG TATCCCCTGTATCTCTGAGGAGGTGGCCAGGGAGGCGTTTAAGGACTACGCTTCATCTAACTGCTGCTACAGCAACTCGCCGGCGGAGGACGGGGTCATCACCTCCTTGGAGCCTCACAACACCTACCGC TACCGGTTGGAGACGTTCACGGAATCTAGGTCGACTGATTGGGCCCATAAACCACACAAAg GAGAAGCAGCTGACTTCTACACTCAGCCCGCGCCCCAACCCTGGCAGGTCCAGGTCACGCCCCCAGAGATGTTCACCAATCACATTCAAGAGCTCCCTGTGCCCTACACCTCCACCATCAAG gacTGCCACACCTGTAAGGCCAGTGGGACGACTCAGTGTGACCCGTGTAATGGCGTCGGATCG aaagagTGCTATGTGTGTCATGGTACAGGGAAAACCGAGACCGAAGACTGTGGCCGATGCAACGCTGGCAGAGAGAG ctgctcTTCCTGTAACGGTCAGGGTACCAAGGACTGTGAGACATGTGAAGGACGGCGCCAACTGATGACCTTCATCCAACTCAAAGTAGAGTG GACCAACCACCTGGAGGACTTCCTGGCCCAGCAGGGCGGCGGTCTGACGGCTCAGGAGCTGAGCTCCGTCACCGGGAAGGAGCTCTTCAAGGGCGCCCAGAACTTG gtgTACCCTCTGCTGGGCTTCCCAGACCCAGCCATCGCCCAGGCATCGGAGCGTATGGTCCAGGAACACCAGGCCCAGTACCTCCAGACCTCCAGGATACTGCAGCAG CGACAGACAGTGGAGTTGATTCCGGTTGCTAAGGTGGGCTACAAGTGGAAAGGCGACGCCCACTGTTACTATGTCGCTGGTAACGAACTGCACGTTACCGCAGACTACCCGGATACCTGCTGCTGTGTGAtcctctga
- the LOC132470552 gene encoding protein SSUH2 homolog isoform X3, with translation MMINPFLVSAVYAPPPGPPPGVFGNVPGYENMAGGGFLPPPVPLQPLAPVGPPPNQQEWSIPCISEEVAREAFKDYASSNCCYSNSPAEDGVITSLEPHNTYRYRLETFTESRSTDWAHKPHKGEAADFYTQPAPQPWQVQVTPPEMFTNHIQELPVPYTSTIKDCHTCKASGTTQCDPCNGVGSKECYVCHGTGKTETEDCGRCNAGRESCSSCNGQGTKDCETCEGRRQLMTFIQLKVEWTNHLEDFLAQQGGGLTAQELSSVTGKELFKGAQNLVYPLLGFPDPAIAQASERMVQEHQAQYLQTSRILQQRQTVELIPVAKVGYKWKGDAHCYYVAGNELHVTADYPDTCCCVIL, from the exons ATGATGATAAACCCCTTCCTCGTATCAG CTGTCTATGCTCCgccccccggcccgccccccGGAGTGTTTGGCAACGTGCCGGGCTACGAGAACATGGCTGGAG GtggcttcctcccccccccggtgCCTCTCCAGCCGCTGGCCCCCGTCGGCCCGCCCCCCAACCAGCAGGAGTGGAG TATCCCCTGTATCTCTGAGGAGGTGGCCAGGGAGGCGTTTAAGGACTACGCTTCATCTAACTGCTGCTACAGCAACTCGCCGGCGGAGGACGGGGTCATCACCTCCTTGGAGCCTCACAACACCTACCGC TACCGGTTGGAGACGTTCACGGAATCTAGGTCGACTGATTGGGCCCATAAACCACACAAAg GAGAAGCAGCTGACTTCTACACTCAGCCCGCGCCCCAACCCTGGCAGGTCCAGGTCACGCCCCCAGAGATGTTCACCAATCACATTCAAGAGCTCCCTGTGCCCTACACCTCCACCATCAAG gacTGCCACACCTGTAAGGCCAGTGGGACGACTCAGTGTGACCCGTGTAATGGCGTCGGATCG aaagagTGCTATGTGTGTCATGGTACAGGGAAAACCGAGACCGAAGACTGTGGCCGATGCAACGCTGGCAGAGAGAG ctgctcTTCCTGTAACGGTCAGGGTACCAAGGACTGTGAGACATGTGAAGGACGGCGCCAACTGATGACCTTCATCCAACTCAAAGTAGAGTG GACCAACCACCTGGAGGACTTCCTGGCCCAGCAGGGCGGCGGTCTGACGGCTCAGGAGCTGAGCTCCGTCACCGGGAAGGAGCTCTTCAAGGGCGCCCAGAACTTG gtgTACCCTCTGCTGGGCTTCCCAGACCCAGCCATCGCCCAGGCATCGGAGCGTATGGTCCAGGAACACCAGGCCCAGTACCTCCAGACCTCCAGGATACTGCAGCAG CGACAGACAGTGGAGTTGATTCCGGTTGCTAAGGTGGGCTACAAGTGGAAAGGCGACGCCCACTGTTACTATGTCGCTGGTAACGAACTGCACGTTACCGCAGACTACCCGGATACCTGCTGCTGTGTGAtcctctga
- the LOC132470552 gene encoding protein SSUH2 homolog isoform X2, which produces MMINPVLASAVYAPPPGPPPGVFGNVPGYENMAGGGFLPPPVPLQPLAPVGPPPNQQEWSIPCISEEVAREAFKDYASSNCCYSNSPAEDGVITSLEPHNTYRYRLETFTESRSTDWAHKPHKGEAADFYTQPAPQPWQVQVTPPEMFTNHIQELPVPYTSTIKDCHTCKASGTTQCDPCNGVGSKECYVCHGTGKTETEDCGRCNAGRESCSSCNGQGTKDCETCEGRRQLMTFIQLKVEWTNHLEDFLAQQGGGLTAQELSSVTGKELFKGAQNLVYPLLGFPDPAIAQASERMVQEHQAQYLQTSRILQQRQTVELIPVAKVGYKWKGDAHCYYVAGNELHVTADYPDTCCCVIL; this is translated from the exons ATGATGATAAACCCCGTCCTCGCATCAG CTGTCTATGCTCCgccccccggcccgccccccGGAGTGTTTGGCAACGTGCCGGGCTACGAGAACATGGCTGGAG GtggcttcctcccccccccggtgCCTCTCCAGCCGCTGGCCCCCGTCGGCCCGCCCCCCAACCAGCAGGAGTGGAG TATCCCCTGTATCTCTGAGGAGGTGGCCAGGGAGGCGTTTAAGGACTACGCTTCATCTAACTGCTGCTACAGCAACTCGCCGGCGGAGGACGGGGTCATCACCTCCTTGGAGCCTCACAACACCTACCGC TACCGGTTGGAGACGTTCACGGAATCTAGGTCGACTGATTGGGCCCATAAACCACACAAAg GAGAAGCAGCTGACTTCTACACTCAGCCCGCGCCCCAACCCTGGCAGGTCCAGGTCACGCCCCCAGAGATGTTCACCAATCACATTCAAGAGCTCCCTGTGCCCTACACCTCCACCATCAAG gacTGCCACACCTGTAAGGCCAGTGGGACGACTCAGTGTGACCCGTGTAATGGCGTCGGATCG aaagagTGCTATGTGTGTCATGGTACAGGGAAAACCGAGACCGAAGACTGTGGCCGATGCAACGCTGGCAGAGAGAG ctgctcTTCCTGTAACGGTCAGGGTACCAAGGACTGTGAGACATGTGAAGGACGGCGCCAACTGATGACCTTCATCCAACTCAAAGTAGAGTG GACCAACCACCTGGAGGACTTCCTGGCCCAGCAGGGCGGCGGTCTGACGGCTCAGGAGCTGAGCTCCGTCACCGGGAAGGAGCTCTTCAAGGGCGCCCAGAACTTG gtgTACCCTCTGCTGGGCTTCCCAGACCCAGCCATCGCCCAGGCATCGGAGCGTATGGTCCAGGAACACCAGGCCCAGTACCTCCAGACCTCCAGGATACTGCAGCAG CGACAGACAGTGGAGTTGATTCCGGTTGCTAAGGTGGGCTACAAGTGGAAAGGCGACGCCCACTGTTACTATGTCGCTGGTAACGAACTGCACGTTACCGCAGACTACCCGGATACCTGCTGCTGTGTGAtcctctga
- the LOC132470323 gene encoding GTP-binding protein REM 1-like: protein MTLNKPREKEPLQHRSSPALLGARSSAPHPDPAPQRGHASQRGHAPLGLSSSYQLGDTVRWDRWLSDEGNSYKDFLYRVLLLGDHGVGKSSLAGIFGGVSNREESPGVDHYERTLTVDGEETTLVVMDTWEPDKLEEEDVMKKASAYLIVYSITDRSSFESASELRIRLRRLRQADDVPIILVGNKSDLVRSRDISTEEGRACAVMFDCKFIETSACLHHHVGELFQGVVRQIRLRRRQPPPRDGGPAGQGPGDGGQARSGPPPLSLAKKARRFLGGLAARNNQHLALKARSKSCHDLSVL, encoded by the exons ATGACCCTAAACAAACCGAGAGAGAAGGAGCCCCTTCAACACCGCTCCAGCCCCGCCCTCCTTGGAGCGCGAAGCTCcgcccctcaccctgaccccgccccccagcgAGGCCACGCCTCCCagcgaggccacgcccccctggGCCTCTCATCGTCCTATCAACTGGGAGACACAGTGCGCTGGGACCGGTGGCTCTCTGACGAAGGAAACAGTTACAAAGACTTCCTGTATCGCGTGCTGTTGCTAGGAGACCATGGCGTCGGGAAGAGCAGTCTGGCCGGAATATTCGGCGGAGTCTCAAATAGGGAGGAGTCGCCCGGGG TCGACCACTATGAAAGAACGCTGACAGTCGACGGAGAAGAGACAACACTGGTCGTCATGGATACGTGGGAACCGGACAAACTG gaggaagaggatgtgaTGAAGAAGGCCAGTGCGTATCTTATCGTCTACTCCATCACCGATCGCTCTAGTTTTGAGTCCGCCTCCGAGCTGCGGATCCGGCTCCGCAGATTACGACAGGCCGACGACGTCCCCATCATCCTGGTGGGAAACAAGTCGGACCTGGTCCGGTCCAGAGACATCTCTACAGAAG AAGGCCGTGCGTGCGCGGTCATGTTCGACTGCAAGTTCATCGAGACCTCGGCGTGTCTCCACCACCACGTGGGCGAGCTGTTCCAGGGCGTGGTGCGACAGATCCGCCTGCGGAgacggcagccccccccccgcgacggGGGCCCGGCGGGCCAGGGGCCCGGGGATGGGGGCCAGGCCCGCtcggggcccccccccctcagcctggcGAAGAAGGCGCGTCGCTTCCTGGGGGGCCTGGCCGCCCGCAACAACCAGCACCTCGCTCTGAAGGCCCGCTCCAAGAGCTGCCACGACCTGTCTGTCCTCTga